One genomic segment of Drosophila melanogaster chromosome 3L includes these proteins:
- the CG34269 gene encoding uncharacterized protein produces MRNYWKNLWRVLDSLTDPPKRSEDKVLQSDYTSRLSLVTHLSLQSERRAPRFVIPSTRRHVTFSPSTLEHVEIRMAVQQAETSAFQNFVREMYDGYYQLLLSQERELTGFQPEQQLANRRLGMKDLGRLQKVATDMWNRMDRDRKQQYKDLAMMALHRRSLRLPPDPHRIPPHLKRSSKKVTKYRSTCLYP; encoded by the coding sequence ATGCGGAACTACTGGAAAAACCTTTGGCGAGTACTGGACTCCCTTACTGACCCACCTAAAAGATCGGAGGACAAAGTTCTCCAGAGCGATTACACAAGTCGTTTGAGCCTGGTGACCCATTTAAGTCTGCAAAGCGAACGACGAGCTCCCCGATTTGTGATTCCATCTACACGGCGCCATGTGACTTTTTCGCCCAGCACTTTGGAACACGTGGAAATCCGAATGGCGGTACAGCAGGCGGAAACATCGGCCTTCCAGAATTTCGTGCGTGAAATGTACGATGGCTATTACCAACTATTACTCTCACAGGAGAGAGAGCTAACCGGCTTTCAGCCAGAACAACAGCTGGCCAATCGAAGGCTGGGAATGAAGGACCTCGGGAGACTCCAGAAAGTGGCCACTGACATGTGGAATCGAATGGACAGGGACCGAAAACAACAATACAAGGATCTGGCTATGATGGCACTCCATCGCCGAAGCCTACGTCTGCCCCCCGATCCTCATCGCATACCCCCACACCTCAAAAGATCTTCCAAAAAAGTGACGAAATATAGATCAACTTGCTTATATCCCTGA